One genomic region from Epinephelus moara isolate mb chromosome 8, YSFRI_EMoa_1.0, whole genome shotgun sequence encodes:
- the zgc:158260 gene encoding uncharacterized protein zgc:158260 isoform X2 — METNNTRPIFPWYKERLQTKYLKGQANKISMVGSCLRFANVSLDDFNDCSSILSGDQKGVSPVIFRDSPNHNSWQKPRKCISKEQACFSKQMIQKQIRREYVAAVEEKLKQHPLAMFPHYQDHMTPELFDKVVSVLDPDMSVNSASALPTPTGDHVEDYEDEENCTEPRKEDLDRAKQETSANKMQASSDVQNPSPRNPYVLHMNKNGTKKGRTVKVNKLSTHEDMKSAAKLFSRWFASPDEDTNVTDAALVGSFDSGLQDSSSPTVAGQE, encoded by the exons GTACAAGGAGAGGTTGCAGACCAAGTATCTCAAAGGCCAAGCAAACAAAATTTCCATGGTTGGCAGTTGTTTGCGTTTTGCAAATGTGAGCCTTGACGACTTCAATGACTGTTCATCCATCTTATCCGGGGACCAGAAAGGTGTCTCACCGGTTATTTTCCGTGACTCTCCGAACCACAACTCCTGGCAAAAGCCTAGAAAGTGCATCTCAAAAGAACAAGCCTGCTTTTCAAAGCAGATGATCCAGAAGCAGATTCGCAGAGAATATGTGGCTGCTGTGGAGGAGAAACTCAAACAGCATCCTCTGGCTATGTTCCCGCACTATCAGGATCACATGACCCCAGAG tTATTTGACAAGGTGGTATCCGTTTTGGACCCAGACATGAGTGTAAACAGCGCCTCTGCACTTCCTACGCCCACAGGAGACCATGTGGAGGATTATGAAGATGAGGAAAACTGTACAGAGCCAAGAAAGGAAGACCTGGACAGAGCAAAACAGGAAACTTCTGCCAACAAAATGCAAGC CAGCTCTGATGTCCAAAATCCAAGTCCCAGAAACCCTTATGTTCtacacatgaataaaaatgGTACCAAGAAAGGCAGGACGGTCAAAGTGAATAAACTGAGCACCCACGAAGACATGAaatcagctgccaaacttttcAGCAGATGGTTTGCCTCCCCA GATGAAGACACaaatgtcactgatgctgcATTAGTGGGAAGTTTCGACAGTGGCCTTCAAGACTCTTCATCACCAACAGTTGCAGGGCAAGAATAA
- the zgc:158260 gene encoding uncharacterized protein zgc:158260 isoform X1 → METNNTRPIFPWYKERLQTKYLKGQANKISMVGSCLRFANVSLDDFNDCSSILSGDQKGVSPVIFRDSPNHNSWQKPRKCISKEQACFSKQMIQKQIRREYVAAVEEKLKQHPLAMFPHYQDHMTPELFDKVVSVLDPDMSVNSASALPTPTGDHVEDYEDEENCTEPRKEDLDRAKQETSANKMQAYWQSDCSSDVQNPSPRNPYVLHMNKNGTKKGRTVKVNKLSTHEDMKSAAKLFSRWFASPDEDTNVTDAALVGSFDSGLQDSSSPTVAGQE, encoded by the exons GTACAAGGAGAGGTTGCAGACCAAGTATCTCAAAGGCCAAGCAAACAAAATTTCCATGGTTGGCAGTTGTTTGCGTTTTGCAAATGTGAGCCTTGACGACTTCAATGACTGTTCATCCATCTTATCCGGGGACCAGAAAGGTGTCTCACCGGTTATTTTCCGTGACTCTCCGAACCACAACTCCTGGCAAAAGCCTAGAAAGTGCATCTCAAAAGAACAAGCCTGCTTTTCAAAGCAGATGATCCAGAAGCAGATTCGCAGAGAATATGTGGCTGCTGTGGAGGAGAAACTCAAACAGCATCCTCTGGCTATGTTCCCGCACTATCAGGATCACATGACCCCAGAG tTATTTGACAAGGTGGTATCCGTTTTGGACCCAGACATGAGTGTAAACAGCGCCTCTGCACTTCCTACGCCCACAGGAGACCATGTGGAGGATTATGAAGATGAGGAAAACTGTACAGAGCCAAGAAAGGAAGACCTGGACAGAGCAAAACAGGAAACTTCTGCCAACAAAATGCAAGCGTACTGGCAATCGGATTG CAGCTCTGATGTCCAAAATCCAAGTCCCAGAAACCCTTATGTTCtacacatgaataaaaatgGTACCAAGAAAGGCAGGACGGTCAAAGTGAATAAACTGAGCACCCACGAAGACATGAaatcagctgccaaacttttcAGCAGATGGTTTGCCTCCCCA GATGAAGACACaaatgtcactgatgctgcATTAGTGGGAAGTTTCGACAGTGGCCTTCAAGACTCTTCATCACCAACAGTTGCAGGGCAAGAATAA